The proteins below are encoded in one region of Labeo rohita strain BAU-BD-2019 chromosome 15, IGBB_LRoh.1.0, whole genome shotgun sequence:
- the LOC127177540 gene encoding olfactory receptor 52K1-like, translated as MKNFSAQNNSFTDFKFNGFYSLGEWRPFLFIPFFLMFLLAITANSILIYLIISQRSLHSPMYILIGLMGVVDLLLPIFFVPNMLLSFLFNWSGISLTGCLIQMFCLHFVGTFQTTLLFWMALDRYFAICKPLYYHKYKEICNFLKFVYAPLIRNGLLIVAIVSLAGRLSFCATNVIDHCFCEHMALVQLACGDISINNIVGLLAVFLVPTADFILITVSYVVIFTSVFKSGKAHMKALNTCITHLIVLSVALISALIAFLSYRIRNNISSNNRVVISVMYLCFPSCFNPIIYGWRTKEIRHVFLKCINQKVFHK; from the coding sequence ATGAAGAATTTTTCTGCACAAAATAATTCTTTCACAGACTTCAAATTCAATGGTTTTTATAGCCTAGGAGAATGGagaccttttttatttattcctttctttctaatgtttttattagctattACAGCAAATTCCATtcttatatatttaatcataaGTCAAAGGTCTCTGCATTCTCCTATGTATATACTAATAGGTTTAATGGGTGTTGTAGACTTGCTCTTGCCTATATTTTTTGTACCTAACATGCTTCTTAGCTTTTTGTTTAACTGGAGTGGGATTTCTCTAACTGGTTGTTTGATACAAATGTTTTGCCTCCATTTTGTTGGAACATTTCAAACTACTTTGCTTTTTTGGATGGCACTGGATCGTTATTTTGCAATATGCAAACCTCTGTACTATCATAAATACAAGGAGATCTGTAACTTTCTAAAGTTTGTTTATGCACCACTAATCAGAAATGGACTCCTGATTGTTGCCATTGTCTCTCTGGCTGGAAGACTGTCATTTTGTGCAACAAATGTCATTGATCACTGTTTTTGTGAGCACATGGCACTGGTTCAGTTAGCCTGTGGAGATATATCTATTAATAACATTGTAGGACTTTTGGCTGTTTTCCTTGTGCCAACTGCAGATTTTATTCTTATTACTGTTTCCTATGTTGTGATTTTTACCTCTGTTTTCAAATCTGGCAAAGCTCACATGAAAGCTTTAAACACCTGCATCACCCACTTAATTGTCCTGTCAGTTGCTTTGATTTCTGCCTTGATTGCATTTCTATCATACAGAATAAgaaacaacatttcttccaaCAACCGTGTAGTTATAAGTGTCATGTACTTATGTTTTCCAAGTTGTTTTAACCCAATAATCTATGGATGGAGAACAAAAGAAATAAGACATGTGTTTCTAAAATGTATAAACCAAAAGGTCtttcataaataa